A genomic region of Solanum dulcamara chromosome 2, daSolDulc1.2, whole genome shotgun sequence contains the following coding sequences:
- the LOC129878634 gene encoding zinc finger protein ZAT11-like → MVVLQMKRERESEFENYLMSFSRQENHFDTMVNNSPNRVFECKTCNRQFSSFQALGGHRASHKKPRFMGELNFQLPISPPKPKTHECSICGLEFPIGQALGGHMRRHRGIMNGNNNNNNNNIQVHHVVKKFKSPRILCLDLNLTPLENDHLELIKLKKEAPKVDCLL, encoded by the coding sequence ATGGTAGTTCTACAAatgaaaagagaaagagaaagtgaGTTTGAGAATTACTTGATGTCATTTTCACGTCAAGAAAATCATTTTGACACGATGGTGAACAATTCTCCTAATAGAGTTTTTGAGTGCAAGACTTGTAATAGACAATTTTCTTCGTTTCAAGCACTTGGCGGTCATCGAGCAAGTCACAAGAAGCCAAGATTTATGGGAGAATTGAATTTTCAATTGCCAATTTCACCTCCTAAACCAAAAACACATGAGTGTTCAATTTGTGGACTTGAATTTCCTATAGGACAAGCTTTAGGTGGACATATGAGAAGACATAGAGGTATTATGAatggaaataataataataataataataatattcaaGTTCATCATGTTGTGAAGAAATTTAAAAGTCCAAGAATTTTGTgtttggatttgaatttgaCACCATTGGAAAATGATCATTTAGAGTTGATCAAGTTGAAGAAGGAAGCTCCTAAAGTTGATTGCCTCTTGTGA
- the LOC129878618 gene encoding zinc finger protein ZAT12-like produces the protein MVVLPMKREREGEFDITTVANYLMLFSRQENHFNTMVNNSPNRVFECKTCNRQFNSFQALGGHRASHKKPRLMGELNFHLPISPPKPKTHECSICGLEFPIGQALGGHMRRHRGMLNENNSNNVQVPHVVKKSSNSPRVLCLDLNLTPLENDLEFKLKKANPVVDCLL, from the coding sequence ATGGTGGTTCTACCAatgaaaagagaaagagaaggaGAATTTGATATAACAACTGTGGCGAATTACTTAATGTTGTTTTCACGTCAAGAAAATCATTTTAACACGATGGTCAACAATTCTCCTAATAGAGTTTTTGAGTGCAAGACTTGTAATAGACAATTTAATTCATTTCAAGCGCTTGGCGGTCATCGAGCAAGTCACAAGAAGCCAAGATTAATGGGAGAATtgaattttcatttgccaaTTTCACCACCTAAGCCAAAAACACATGAGTGTTCAATTTGTGGGCTTGAATTTCCTATAGGACAAGCTTTAGGTGGACATATGAGAAGGCATAGAGGTATGTTGAatgaaaataatagtaataatgttCAAGTTCCTCATGTTGTGAAGAAATCATCAAATAGTCCAAGAGTTTTGTGTTTGGATTTGAACTTGACACctttggaaaatgatttagaatTCAAGTTGAAGAAGGCAAATCCTGTAGTTGATTGCCTTTTGTGA